TCGACATGGCTTGGTCATGCCATTGCCGTGGTATCTGTCTGTCAacgttttgatcatgaaaacaTGCACGATTCCCTTTTTACTAAGCTAGTGAGGTTGAAGACGAAGCACTTCTTTAAGAAGATTGCCCTAAATTGCCCCGACCGTAGAGGCCACTTGCAAGAGTACAAATGTACTCAGGGCCGATTCGATTCCGAAAGTTAAATTTGATGACTAACTTCGAAAATTGACTAAAAAGTTCCCTTTAAGGGCTAATCTCGACATTGTCTcgaaattttcttatttagcaCCCGTGTAGAGATCCAGATTCATACAAGCACCTATGAATTGGTATATTTGTCTAATTACATGTAATCTTATTTAATTAGACAATAATTATACTTATATTTTCCTTACACGGGTAACGCCATTCTATTGAGTAATGATGTCAGCCTTCATCACGTGCGCAAGCACATCGGCTTTGGTTCGGAGGCAAGTCCATCCCTCCAACGTAGGTTCaaaaataaaaggggaaaaggggatcaataattttttatttgaattaattagtccacttgttgaaaaaaaaaaattagtccgCTTAATGGGTTGGTTTatttaagaaggaaaaaagaacagaaaggATCCAGCCTTTCCAAATGACACGAGCAGCAGCAATAAAACGACAAGCCGTCCACTTCTGCCTACAAGTCTGTCCTCCTTTACCTTTTAATCTGTTTGCGCCAAATCCGGCTACACCAAACGACGTCGCTTGCCCCATCTCACATATGGAGAGAGAGTGGAAATCACAcatcttcttattcttcttccttttttaatgataatagaactgACTCAACCGAAcctataattatatattttgaaaaagagagagaatttcaattCTCTTACCTAATTAAGAATGAAATATTAAGACACTTGTCCCAATCTTGTCGTTAATTAAACCACGCTAATCACACTCAACttcatctttaaatttttagatattaaAAAACCATTTAACATtgatagaaaattatttaacaTCATTTTACGATGTTATTTAATACTCTTTTAATGAATTGTTGTTGATGCCGACTTTCTAATTGATAAAAAGTACATGATATGACAAATCATTCTGCATCTCCGTGAAAAGCATGGTTTCATCACCTTCTCGCTTGATGTCGTCGGAGAGACCGCTATGTCCCTTACCATCTACCAATTCCTCCCACTTTTCTCCATTTGATGATTCCATAACACCGTGATCAAGACCTCCATTTTTCCCTTCTCCATTGACTtcgtttttgcttttcttctttgttttaccATTACCTCGTAACCGCTGAAACCCCTTCGGAGCAGTACCGGGTTTCTCCACCAAAGGGCTTCTAAACTTCAACTTTTTCTCGAACATCAAACTACTAGCTCCCTCGAGCGGCACATTTTCACTTAGACCTGGCGATTTCCGAACAGGTCTCAATTTCTTTTGCAGCTTATCCAACCGAGAACCAATTTCCTTCTCAATAGCCATCCTGCTGTCGGGAATCGcctcaccatcatcatcgtcatcgccATCATCGCCTTCAGCATCCCCGGCATCGTCCCTCTTCAGCCCCCTCTTCTCGCTCCTCCGCACCTCCCTAGCCATCGACATTATCTCCTCAGTCCTCCTCTCCAAGTCAGACTCATCCAAGTAAACCACATTCCTCGCTCTCGACAAGAGCTTCTTTCCCGCCACCGCCCTCCCTTCCCCGTTCACCGAAATTCTCTCCTCACTTTCACCATTAGAATCGGAGCCGTTGCTGCCAAACACCCAAACAGCACAAATGGTCTGGAACAAGAAAACCACAGCCAAATAAGCGCCGAACTTTATCACGGACTTGGCCGATAATCTCCCGGCGACGCCGCCGTGCTTGGGGCCAACGGCTACACTCTCCATGACCTGAGGAGCCTCTTCTCCCGGAGGTTTCACCTTGACGAGGTCGGTTAGGGCGTGGGAGGACGGGGCTGGGACGCTGGCGGCGTCTGTCGGGGGTTCCTCGGGAGTTCGGACGGGGGCGTAGGGTACTCGCGTCCGACGGGGGGTTCCCGGTTCCCGCGTTTATCTCCAAAAAAATAACAGCTTCTTGCCCATACGTTAACATGTAAATGACTTATATTTGAGTAGAACCTTTGATGAGGCGATGATGTGGTGTCAAAGGGGTGCCTCATTGGGTGCCATTTTGCTGAGGTGATTGCCCTCATGGAAACGCCTATGGTACTCGTGTGAGTGGCCGGAAGAGGGTTGGTCGCCGCTGCTGTCCATAGAGGTGCGGCAGCGCCACCCCTTCTCCCACCCCTccctaaatttttcaagtttctagTCCATTTTGTTGATTGGTGTCTGGCATCAGTATCCTCCAAAATATTGCATAAAGTCggattggaaattttttgtTGCTCCAAACTAAGGGTGCTAATAGAAGTATCCGAGCGTACTCTTtggacaaattttaggattttatcaAACCATTTAAAAAGCTTTAAATCTTGATTATACTTTAGTCCACCATAACCGTTaggaaatgtttttcaaaaaaaaaaaaaaaaacattaggaAATGTGACTTTCATCCATTAACAAAAGTAAATCACTATCAAAGATGCTTTCATCCACTAACACTACTAGACCGCTGATGGTCGAGAATTTCAATCCACTATTGCGTCCTACTCTTATTAAGATGAAGTGAACTTTGTTCCTACGACATAGTTGCATTTAGCTTGTTTAAAAAATGTCGAGATTTAGTTGAATCGTAGGCTAGTTATCTTGAATATGTACTTCCACTCATAAGCTATCgcatttattaaatattgtcACGGTGCTTTCTCATCAACTGCATAACGGATTGAATACGTATCTACCGCTTATAAGTTGTTGCTTCCctttaatattttccatgttCACTATTAGATTCGAAATTATAACTAATTTGCCCAGAAATTCGAGAAACAGTGGGAATCGGGAAAGTTGGACTAGAAGATCAAGGACATGCatacatttttactttttagaatagaaatgctATTATGTAACCAAGAAATCCcgctaaaatatattttattaagaacCCAAAGCAACCGAGAATGTAGATCCTTGCTCTGAGATGGAGAACTCTCAAATCCTTCGTCGGGGCTCTCGCCGGAAGCTCCATTTTCCTTCGTTTCGAGGTTCGCCGGAGGGAATCGTCGCCGCCGATTCAAGTGTCCTGACGTCTCCGTGCACCAGTTTCTCCGGCGGTTTGATGTTGGCTCGCGGTTCCATGGTCGCTACGCACCttccgtcgtcgtcgtcgtcgctgcTCTTCCTAATCGCCCGCGACTCTATTCGCTCCTTCGATTGCTATTCCACTGGGAGTAACGATGACTCCGGCGGCTTTATCTCCGATCCTCCGTCCATCAACTGAGAGCCACACCTGCCAGGTCGCTTCGTCTCCGATTaattttagaattgatttcGATTGCTTTCGGATTCGTCTTTTGATTTCTGTTCTGTTTTGTGTCAATTCTGATGTTGTTCATAAGAAAACAGAGGGACCAATGAGCTTGAGGGCGTTCCGTGGAGATGAAGCCGGGGCGTTGGAACGTGAACCATAGCAACGGCCGCCTCATGATTGCCGTGCGTGTCATCACCTCATCACCGCCAGGTTGTTTCTTTTCCAATTAAAGTGGTAAGAATTGCTTGTACGCATGGATTTTCTACTCTGATGTTTCTGTTCTGTATTACCATTCTGGTGTTAATAGTACATCACACCACATGCTTACAACCTTTTCGACAGAAAGCCTGACCCCATTGCCGATAGTTCCTATTGCATTCTGTTTACCAACGTCTTGATGTCCAATTGAAGTTGCGTTGGTCGTGCCTTTGCTGGATTTCCCGTATATAGTTTATTGAAATGTGAACTAATTAGATATATAGGTGATGTATATCGGATGCTGTTCATAAATATTTGTGTGGATCAAATCCTGTTCATATGTGATTGTGTATGTCAAATGGTGCTCCTGCATGTTACTTTGAGATGGTGAAGTGctgaaggaaagaggagaatGCTGGGAGTACTATTTTCTACTTGGACATGAGGCTACTTATGATTGTATACATGAGTCATCGATGCTTGTTGCAATATCAAAAGAGCTTGTGTCTGGAGCATGCGAGCTGCAAGTATGCCTGATTTGAGAAGAAACAAGAGCTGTAAATGAGTTGAAAATAAACAATGAAATGAAAGCCACATGAGATTCGAAGATTTGATTGGATGAGAAccgaacaaaaagaaattagaattgTTGTTGCATAAACTCAAGTAAATGCTCGATGTCAGACTCTTGAGAATTGAGAAGACGTAGTCAGTAGTGTCTGTCCTTGCTTCTGCCACTGCAACCTCATCCTAGAAGAAATTAGAATGGCTTGCAGATAATCAACTAATTAGTCTCTTCTACCATCAGTTTTGCCCACTTTACAGATATTGGCACAAGAAAGACTATTATTTTCTCCTATTAGATCTAGTCATCCGTGACAGCATAATGCTTGGGCCAAGGATTGCACATGTTAGTAATCTTGAGAAATTTTGGAGGTGTTCGTGCAATATTGATTTAATGATCACCATTTGGGATATCCCAAAGTTGCCTACTTCAGCttgttttctcttcatttctcctTTTGGTTTTTTGCACTTGTAagttatttgagaaattttggtagATTCATTCATTTACCTAGATAAAAGTATCATATGCATTGGAAACTATTATCTAAGTTGTCAAAAATCTTGATGATGCTTGCATGTGGCAAGCAATCTGATATTCACAAAGGGAGTGACTTACCTCTCAACGAATGGACAGTTAGTAAATCCTCAAAGCAGAGTAGATTGCATATGCAAATTGCATTCCTGTTTCCAGGAAACTTGTCCCTTGACCACAATGCACATCAGTTTATCAAGAAGAGTGCAAGTATTCCCTTGGAGCCACGATTTAGCTTTTATTCCCTTAACCATAATGCATAGAGATCCATTCAGTTTTTCCTGACACCACGTCTGCATAGTCCTGCAAGACATGTACTTTTCCTGTCTGCCTGCGAAGACTTCTCACTTGGAAAAGCCCCAAGGGCTTGCAGATACATGGTAATATGCCTACGGAACAATCATGctgtctttttcaattttttatcttCCAGATTTTTCTCCATCTCATCATCTTAGAACAGGAAAAGATGAGTTATTCTAACGGGTAAGTTAaattcatttcttcatcaaactAAGCTGGGGATCAACTTTTCGCTGCAGCAACTTGGGCCCTTTGATGCTAGACCTTTACTAATACCTTAGTGACCTACTTTCTTGTTAAGTTATGTCTTGAGTTTTGAAATGTGCATGAAACCTCaaaggattttgatttgttcaaattcaGCGTTTGCTTTAATCCAAgtcaaatttggagtttttgggctttggaaaatttgattttgttttctgttCGATGAAGTGTATTTATGTTTGACAGATTCGACTTCTTGGGCTCTTTGTCTATATCGCATGTGGAGGAGGGACTTATTTTGGCcgtacaaaagaagaagaagaggctcTCATATTCAATATATACTTGTGGGTTCAGTAGATTTGtcagaggaagaaaaatgcaaaggcGTGGGTTCTAATTTTCTCATCCCCTTCAGCCGcgtaaaaagaaaagtaaaaaggtgGAGTTGTCCTTCTAGCCACGcggagaggaagaggaacgcACGGTGATCGTTTTTGGCGCGAAGGGTTTACATCCTCGTTCTCTTTCAGGAGATGCGGGTGTTTCAGACCGTAATTCTCCGTAAGGCTAAACACTGTGCTTTAGGTGGAATGAGAAGCGCTTGAAAAATGTGAGCTGTCGTACTTTATAATCCTTCGATTGATTAGTGGAAAATTTGCAACCGATCTCCCTCTAAAGTAGATACTGACACTGGGACTTCATGCATTTCTTATTGTTCCTTGTTGATTTATCTGGTTATTTCATGCTTGCGCGTTGATCTAATAATAGGATCCGATTAgctttctaattaattttacgataattggtattagagctaagTTTAGGATCTTTCTATatttgatttagggtttttgcttGTATGATCATTGTTTGGAAATTTTGTTGTTGCAATTATGTCTAaggcaaaaatagaaattcagaAGTTCAATGGAAAGAACAAATTGGGCAGCGAAGTGAGATGAGAAATTGGACGGCAAGGCTAAGTTGCTGAAAATGATCAAAGATGCCAATAAAGATGAGTTAATGGAGAGGGCAAATAGTATAATCATATCGATATCGTTGGATTAGGTTTTAATAAAAGCGGTTGAGAAGAGACATGCCGCAGCATTATGAGGAAAATTTCGGGCTCTTTACATGAGAAAGGGTTTAAATAATTATCATATATGTTGAAGATGACATTTCAGTTTCAACATGCTAAATGTACTTCCACCAAAGACCGCTCAGATGAGTTTAACAAGCTcatgatgaatttgaagaacGTAGGTAATATCCTAATAAATAAGAATTAGAGCATGATATTGTTGGCTTTTCTATGAGAGTCGTAAAATCACTATACCGATTCATTGTTACAGGAGCGTTTCTCTAATAAATTACAGAGGAAGTTGCGAGATGATGATCTGACGCAAGATGTAGCATGGAGTCAACCACTTGCCCCCAATCTCAAGCTTCATCGATTATGATCTAGATGGTCTAAAAGGTAAATAAACTTCTAGAAATGCGTCGATTGTGTTCTTAGCGTGCAAAACTTGCCGAGGAAGTTAAGCTCGTCGTTGTTCCCCACCTTTGgatcaaattgtttcaatctgGGACCGTTTGATCACGACACTAACCAACGCTCATGATGTCGCCCTTCTTGCTGCCCATCCTGCCTAGTCCGTTTCGGCAAAATTCAACGAATTGATCCCAGCCCTTGCTTTCTCAAATGGTCCGATCTCCATTGTTCAGGAGGAAGTTCATCGTGCAGCTCCCTACAATCATCAGCATAGCTCTTCCAAATCACTTGAATCATTGTTTAGTTAATCAAGACATTTCGTTTTTGTGGTGATAATTAACAGGTGACCAGAATCATTTTGTGGTGATAATCATTATTTAGTGAATCAATGAAACCTAAATACATTGAATTCCAGCTTTTCAAACTCAAGACCtacccaaataaataaataaagaaccCTTGAGACCTACCATCCTCAAAGTCGATTCATCAAAGATCTCCATCAAATTGTCCACTCAATATAATTTATCCAAACCTAATAATATCGTTAGCACACTACTCAAGCAACAATCTTAGCTCCAACTAGAACGTGAACACTAACTGCCCAAATATCCAAAACAGTTACAAGACTAGTTATTAAAGGCCAAGCATACCAATACACTTCAGGCAAATGCCAAGTCAGAATAACTTTTTTCTGCACCAGTTTATGCACCCTTCGATGCTATATCTTACCGCAAACACAAGGGAGATTCATCCCAACATCAACAGGAAGAGCAAGTTAATTATGCAGCAAGTCATTCCTAGCTCTCCATATATTGCATATGAAACCATTCCACTGTAGCTTCAGCGTAATCAACCCGAAAACTAGTCCCTCAGTGGCCTGCTTTATCCAGTGAAGTCCAAAAATCCGTTTCCCGGGAACTCAATCGGTAGCACATAGGAATAGAGCTCTCCTCCATATCTGCAAAGGCAGAAGAGTTTTGTCAAGAGGCTTACTGTCAGCACTTTCTCATTTCactgtcctttttcttttcaagttcatGTGTACTGTGAGCTAGTTTAGATTAAGGATCAACAGCCCCAGATACAGTCTATTTCCAGCTTGATCGTTtcgttcattttatttttatttttttcgtattTTGGCATTATTTAGTTATTTGAGCAACTTTGATAGAACCATTAATCTACCAAAAATGGATAAAGAAACAGTGCCCTGCTGTATATGACCaaaaaattgatcacaatcACTGCTACTGACTCCGAAATACTGGTTTATCTGGAGAAttaggtcttcttcttctttaactgCTTAAAAATGACTTCTTACGGCATGACAAAAAGAGGGACCTAAGGCACAAATAATTAGAAGAACATACCATTACCTAGAGCTTGACCTGGTCCGATATTGCACACCTTTGAGAAAAGTATCGTATGTATCGGAAATTGATGTGGCACACAAATGGGTTTTCACAAAACGGAATTAATCACCTCGGacaaatccacaaaaattttcTCTTGTGATGGACCTGGGAGAGGGGGGACATGTCCTTAGAGCAAACTCCATTACTTCTGGCAATTTCACAGGTTCCCAAACTCGATCACATTGTGAATTCATTCATCTCTCCATTGCTAGAATCAGTAACATTTTGCTTATAGAATTGAGCATAAACTTCTGGAAACATCCGAAGATGTGGTTCGTGGAAGAACTTGGAATTATTCAAGCCTGCAAGAATAGTTTGTACTATTGAGGGAAGCTAATAGATGATATTAGATCCAAAATAGCAGCAGCAGAACATCCAAAGATTAGTTCGATTCCTGTTAGTTTTTGTACGTTGATAAGCTAACAGATGTTAATTTGTGTGACAGGATGACATTATATTCATTTTAACAGCAGTGACTTACTTGTAGAATCGAGCTCAGTATCGAGTTCTGGAGACCATAGAAAACCTATAGTCAATGGCAAGTTCCGAGAATAGTAGTTATTGGTCTCCATCACTGATTCTTCTGCATCTGTTTCCGTTGCATCTTCCTAgtacaagaaaaaatgaatcagTCTTCTTATCCAATCCATCTGCTTCGAAGTCCAACCATTCCAATGCTTCATATCATAGTTAAGGTACAATgcgtattttattttatttatggatCATGCATAAACCAAGCTGTACATTATACACCTTGATTTACACATCACGTTGAAAACTAATTATGCAAACGAGTGCCAGCAGATCTATCATAATCCATGGCTTTATTAATTTCCGGCAAATATCTATATGAAAGGACTTGATGAACTCAACATAATTATCCAACTATTGGCAGTATGATGATTATATATCTATTAACTATGTAAATATTTCACCAACAATTTATGGGCTACTTCATACTTTGCTCTAATTAGATTTAGCtatcagggaaaaaaaaaacatacgtTCCACCAATTTATTAGATAAAGATGTGCGTGATATCATGAACTATTCGTTTTGTACaggcatcttttctttttctttttttcacaaatttttctGTTTAATAAACGTtagacaaggaaaaaaaaatgaatatcaagCAATATTTAAAGTTTTGACAAATGATAGAGTTGTACTATTTCGCATGCTTGCCTTTCTAAGGTGACTGCAAACCAAACAGTTACAGTTTGCTAGGCATAGCTTTATAAGTACAACTGAGAGCCACACTTGCCAGGTCACTTCGTCTCCGATTAATTTTAAAAGTGATTTCGATTGCCTTTggttttgtcttttcatttctgTTCTGTTTTGTGTCAATTCTGATGTTGTCCATAAGAAAACAGAGGGACCAATGAGCTTGAGGGCATTCCGTGAAGATGAAGTTAATTCCGTTGTCTCTTTTCATTTCTGTTCTGTTTTGTGTCAATTCTCATCACCGCCAGgttgtttctgttccaattaAGTAGTAAGAATTGCTTGTACGCATGGATTTTCCACTCTGATGTTTGTGTTCTGTATTACGCTATGCCATTCTGGTGTTAATAGTACTTCACACCACATGCTCACAACCTTTTCAGCGGAATGCCCAACTCTATCGAAGATAGTTCCTATTTCATTCTGTTTACCAATGTCTCAATGTTCAATTGAAGTTGTGTTTGTTGTGTCTTTGCTAGATTTCCCGTATATAGCTGATTGGAATGTGAACTAATTAGATATATAGGTGATGTATGTTAAATGCTGCTCATAAGTGTTTGTGTGGATCAAATCTTGTTCATATGTGATTGTGTATGTCAAATGGTGCTCCTGCATGTTACTTTGAGATGGTGAGGTGctgaaggaaagaggagaatGGTGGGAGTACTATTTTCTATTTCGACATGAGGCTACTTATGATCATATACATGAGTAGTCCATGCTTGTTGCAAATATCAAAAGAGTTTGTGTCTGGAGCATGCGAGCTGCAAGTATGCATGATTTGAGAAGAAACAAGAGCTGTAAATGAGTTGAAAATAAACAATGAAATGAAAGCCAAATGAGATTTGATGATTTGATCGGATGAGAACCgaacaaaatgaaattagaaTTGTTGTTGCAAAAACTCAAGTGAATGCTTGACGTCAGACTCTTGAGAATTGAGAAGACGTCAGTAGTGTCTGCTTTTGCTTCTGCCACTATAACCTCATCCTAGAAGAAATTAGAATGGCTCGCAGATAATCTTCTAATTAGTCTCTTCTACCATCAGTTTTACCCACTTCACACATTGGCACAGGAAAgactaatattttctcctattaaaTCTAGTCATCCGTGACAGCATAATGCTAGGGCCAAGGATTGCACGTATTAGTAATCTTGACACATTTTGGGGGCGTTCATGCAATATTTGATCTAATGATCACCGTTTGGGACATCCCAAAATTGCCCACTTCAGCTTGTTTCTCTTCATCTCCCCTCTTGGTTTTTGCACTCGTCagttatttgagaaattttggtagAATCATTCATTTACCCAGATAAAAGTATCATATGCATTGGAAACTATTGTCTAAGTTGTCAAGAATCTTGACCATGCTTCTATGTGGCAAGCAATTTGATATTCACAGAGGGAATGACTTACCTCTCAACGAATGGACAGTTAGCAAATCCTCGAAGCAGAGTAAATCCACATGCAAACTGCATTCCTGTTTCCAGGAAACTGGTCCCTCGACCTCTGTGCACTTGAGTTCATCAAAAGAGTGAAAGCATTCTCTTGGAGCCATCGATTTAGTTTTGTACCCTTAACCAAAATGCATAGagatcaattcaatttttcctGACTCCACGTCTGCATTATCCCGCAAGACAATTTACTCATCCTGTCTGCCTCCGAAGACTCCTCCCTTGAAAAAACGATAAGGGATTGCAGATACATTCTAATATGCCCGTGGAAAAATCAATGCGGTCGTTCTCCTCCATTTCATCCTCCTAGAACGGGAAAAATATGAATTAGTCTTCTACCTATATTGGAGgacaagaaaatgcaaatatgatCTAATCGGCCTGCCCTAAAGTCCAAACATTACAGTCGTTCGCTTCACAAGCATTTATGAACCGTAGGGCAAAGCCAGTCAAACGACCAAGTCTATGATGGGACAATCATCGGGCATGAGAGGATCAATGATTGCTTTAGATAAAAATGTGCCAATTACAGAGTCTACTGTTACTCCCATGACATAATTGATCCGTAGTTGCAATAACTACTGTTGAGTGGGTTAGAAGACCCATTATTGAGTCACCATCTCGCTAACAATTAAAGGTGAAATGCCCGTTCTTACACCAAACAGTTACAGTTTGCTAGGGATAGCTCGATAAGCAAAGTATTGTTGACTAGTGGGTATTGCATATAAACTTACTCCTAATATACCTTTTTtcactgtttttccttttctcatgtCTCGTCCGATAAGTatcacttcaaattttt
This genomic stretch from Eucalyptus grandis isolate ANBG69807.140 chromosome 3, ASM1654582v1, whole genome shotgun sequence harbors:
- the LOC120291721 gene encoding uncharacterized protein LOC120291721; protein product: MESVAVGPKHGGVAGRLSAKSVIKFGAYLAVVFLFQTICAVWVFGSNGSDSNGESEERISVNGEGRAVAGKKLLSRARNVVYLDESDLERRTEEIMSMAREVRRSEKRGLKRDDAGDAEGDDGDDDDDGEAIPDSRMAIEKEIGSRLDKLQKKLRPVRKSPGLSENVPLEGASSLMFEKKLKFRSPLVEKPGTAPKGFQRLRGNGKTKKKSKNEVNGEGKNGGLDHGVMESSNGEKWEELVDGKGHSGLSDDIKREGDETMLFTEMQNDLSYHVLFIN